From one Lycium barbarum isolate Lr01 chromosome 6, ASM1917538v2, whole genome shotgun sequence genomic stretch:
- the LOC132645049 gene encoding serine/arginine-rich SC35-like splicing factor SCL28 has protein sequence MGRYRSRSRSYSPTVRRDRRRDRHSPGQPTGLLVRNICLSARPEDIRVSFERFGPLKDVYLPKNYNTGEPRGFGFVKFRYAEDAAEAKAHLNCTVMGGREIRIVFAEENRKTPQEMRRVLRTSGPSARGSNRRHSPPRFPSRRYHSYSRSASPARRRDSRDRDHEKHDDYYSPRRSRSKSRSISPRDGRNSRLKGRSSRQSRPMSRSNSPHNQKKGRFSRSPRDNSQIAHDVDFSPSRLESPGRNADSSARSRSRSDSPR, from the exons ATGGGAAGGTATCGAAGCCGTAGCAGAAGTTACAGCCCCACCGTTAGACGTGACCGCCGCCGTGACCGTCATTCTCCAGGACAACCTACTGGCCTTCTCGTTCGTAACATCTGTCTTAGCGCAAG GCCGGAAGATATTAGGGTCTCCTTTGAACGTTTTGGTCCCTTAAAAGATGTTTATCTGCCCAAGAATTACAATACTGG GGAACCACGAGGATTTGGCTTTGTGAAGTTCCGTTATGCCGAAGATGCAGCTGAAGCAAAAGCTCACTTGAACTGTACAGTTATGGGTGGACGTGAAATTAGGATTGTTTTTGCGGAGGAGAATCGGAAGACCCCTCAAGAAATGCGCAGGGTTTTACGCACAAG TGGACCTAGCGCTCGAGGCAGCAACAGGAGACACAGTCCACCAAGGTTCCCAAGTCGCAGATATCACT CTTACTCGCGTTCGGCTTCCCCAGCAAGAAGACGTGACTCAAG GGACAGGGATCATGAGAAGCATGATGATTACTACTCTCCAAGGAGATCCAGGTCAAAGTCTCGGTCTATTTCTCCAAGGGATGGAAGAAATTCTAGGCTGAAAGGAAGATCTTCAAGGCAATCGAGACCAATGTCCAGGTCAAATTCTCCACACAATCAGAAAAAGGGTAGGTTCAGCAGGAGTCCAAGAGATAATAGTCAGATTGCTCATGATGTGGACTTTTCCCCAAGCAGACTTGAGAGTCCTGGAAGAAATGCAGACAGCTCAGCAAGATCACGCTCTAGGTCCGACAG